From the Spiroplasma alleghenense genome, one window contains:
- a CDS encoding IS3 family transposase: MSKEVQSIPGGFRKKQQIKYQSIDTQRKLWPVSFICKILKTTQSSYYRWVKNNRPNFNYKIDQELLDLIESIFQQYKEIYGYPRIRIVLKNQYNISVSGKKVYRYMQELGIKSKTRIKKKRKPKEVKILKNRKHENIVNRKWNKYSKGELFVTDVSFLPFSNNRFAYLSILKDVSTGFIVGYDVSLRNDNKIYLKTLKMAESYFDFDKNIIIHSDNGFQYTSDAVEIYCSKNNIKISLSRPGNSVDNAVAESFFACYKTEWFRKNFKTYSEVYNNFIDYINFYNFNRVMIKHEKTPWQAWSTL; encoded by the coding sequence ATTTCTAAAGAAGTTCAATCAATACCTGGAGGATTTAGAAAAAAACAACAAATAAAATATCAGTCAATTGACACTCAGAGAAAATTATGACCGGTATCTTTTATCTGCAAAATTTTAAAAACAACTCAATCAAGCTATTATCGCTGAGTTAAAAATAATCGACCAAACTTTAATTACAAAATTGATCAAGAACTTTTAGATTTAATTGAAAGTATTTTTCAACAATACAAAGAAATTTATGGATATCCAAGGATAAGAATTGTTTTAAAAAACCAATATAATATTTCTGTTTCAGGCAAAAAAGTATATCGTTATATGCAAGAATTAGGGATAAAATCCAAGACAAGAATCAAAAAGAAACGCAAACCAAAAGAAGTAAAAATTTTAAAAAACAGAAAACACGAAAATATTGTAAATCGAAAATGAAATAAATATAGTAAGGGCGAACTTTTTGTAACCGATGTTTCTTTTTTGCCATTTTCAAATAACAGATTTGCCTATCTTAGTATTTTGAAAGACGTGAGCACTGGGTTTATTGTTGGATATGATGTTTCTTTAAGGAATGACAACAAAATCTATTTAAAAACATTGAAAATGGCTGAGAGTTATTTTGATTTTGATAAAAATATAATAATCCATTCTGATAACGGATTTCAATATACCAGTGACGCTGTTGAAATATATTGTAGTAAAAATAATATAAAAATTTCGCTGAGCAGGCCCGGTAATTCCGTTGATAACGCTGTTGCTGAGTCCTTTTTCGCTTGCTATAAAACAGAGTGGTTTAGGAAAAATTTTAAAACCTACTCAGAGGTGTATAATAATTTCATAGACTACATTAATTTTTATAACTTTAATAGAGTCATGATTAAGCACGAAAAAACTCCATGACAAGCATGGAGTACCTTATAG
- a CDS encoding lipoprotein gives MKKLLSILASTAMVITIPTSVVSCKKNRINPENEFDYRALQLELKNSVQQIFESNLKSDFDNYFFVSESNGGDNGVDYPFDNSKLWIIENKEAIEKLETPESKEIQNNINQIISWENVEAEINSKIMTDVNFKPVLVNGKSPLADGYFIDAIEIKEQGEDGPISLYINIGANFYFLNSNGEVEVETLNNFKTSITITCDETDADSLNKVKNIYTDTLNTQENANSFIYRSDKGNLQNTADAIREKAPDNSVYNQFESILNFIDFEDKEITFNKEYIISPVYENIIDSSVDSGNSKFRLQGGNVSYGVGTPTLKKAVRGDKEAEEKFISEVSKNGSTFYINNVKYKVENIEEMSAKYEDFSEVINSFNLEYNLKNNSAFKNSIENSNFKLNPEEERNYIALFRASIKGITFSLNGFEYDLPEEQIIIKQLPESENTKVLYKKFVQDAFDFIKTFFGFSQEWSIEDNWDYFYYLKKPESWKDIEPTTPISTSYGLDQLFEANPEATKYLETLDLTIGVSFAEKQFYRPLKWISFNENNDIYFYNNLTDNIWPAKLRVWYFSSALTSNDLNNKNDFYFGERYDYRMIKVNESISPYKFKN, from the coding sequence ATGAAGAAATTATTGAGTATATTAGCATCAACAGCAATGGTAATTACGATCCCAACAAGCGTAGTTTCTTGTAAAAAAAATAGAATAAATCCTGAAAACGAATTTGACTATAGAGCTTTACAACTAGAATTAAAAAATTCAGTTCAACAAATCTTTGAATCTAATTTAAAAAGTGATTTTGATAATTATTTTTTCGTATCAGAATCTAATGGTGGAGACAATGGTGTTGATTATCCATTTGATAATAGCAAACTTTGAATTATAGAAAACAAAGAGGCTATTGAAAAACTTGAAACCCCTGAATCAAAGGAAATTCAAAATAATATTAATCAAATTATTAGTTGAGAAAATGTTGAAGCTGAAATTAATAGTAAGATCATGACTGATGTTAATTTTAAGCCTGTATTAGTTAATGGAAAGTCACCGCTAGCTGACGGCTATTTTATTGACGCAATTGAAATTAAAGAACAGGGTGAAGACGGACCGATTTCGCTTTATATTAACATCGGAGCCAATTTTTATTTTTTAAATTCAAACGGTGAAGTCGAAGTCGAAACTTTGAACAATTTTAAAACCTCAATTACCATTACATGTGACGAAACGGATGCAGACTCGTTAAACAAAGTAAAAAATATCTACACAGACACCTTAAATACACAAGAAAATGCAAATAGCTTTATATACAGAAGTGACAAAGGTAACTTACAAAACACCGCTGATGCAATTAGGGAAAAAGCTCCCGATAACAGCGTCTACAATCAATTTGAATCTATTTTAAATTTCATTGATTTTGAGGATAAAGAAATCACCTTTAATAAAGAATATATAATAAGCCCAGTATATGAAAATATAATTGATTCTTCAGTAGATTCTGGAAATAGTAAATTCCGATTGCAAGGGGGTAACGTATCCTATGGTGTTGGTACGCCCACTTTAAAAAAAGCTGTGAGAGGTGACAAAGAAGCGGAAGAAAAATTCATTTCTGAAGTTAGCAAAAACGGTTCAACATTTTATATTAATAATGTTAAATATAAGGTTGAAAATATTGAGGAAATGTCAGCAAAATATGAAGACTTTTCTGAAGTGATTAACTCATTTAATTTAGAATATAATTTAAAGAATAATTCTGCTTTTAAAAATAGCATAGAAAATTCTAATTTTAAACTTAACCCAGAAGAAGAGAGAAATTACATTGCGCTGTTTAGGGCCTCAATAAAAGGTATAACCTTTTCTCTTAATGGCTTTGAATATGATTTACCCGAAGAACAAATCATTATTAAACAACTTCCAGAAAGTGAAAACACTAAAGTTTTATACAAAAAATTTGTTCAAGATGCATTTGATTTTATCAAAACATTTTTTGGTTTTAGTCAAGAATGATCTATTGAAGATAACTGAGACTATTTTTACTATCTTAAAAAACCTGAATCTTGAAAAGATATTGAACCAACCACGCCAATTTCAACCTCTTACGGATTAGATCAATTGTTTGAGGCGAACCCAGAAGCAACTAAATATCTTGAAACACTGGACTTAACCATTGGTGTTAGTTTTGCGGAGAAGCAATTCTATAGACCTTTGAAGTGAATTTCTTTTAATGAAAATAATGATATATATTTTTATAATAATTTAACCGACAATATTTGACCTGCTAAATTAAGAGTTTGATACTTTTCATCAGCACTAACAAGCAATGACTTAAATAATAAAAATGATTTTTATTTTGGTGAGAGATATGATTATAGGATGATTAAAGTTAATGAATCTATATCTCCATATAAATTTAAAAATTAA
- a CDS encoding helix-turn-helix domain-containing protein, which translates to MANLKGNKSHMTSFDKKLEIAHDWLQNQQSWKKLAAKYNVSYSAARKWALGYEQFGEEYLKRISSRKGQTAGISRIGAPSKRDKLSYELHRLKKKNKELEMENEFLKKFNQYLEDLEKNNK; encoded by the coding sequence ATGGCCAATTTAAAAGGAAATAAAAGTCACATGACTTCTTTTGATAAAAAGTTAGAAATCGCGCATGATTGATTGCAAAATCAACAAAGTTGAAAAAAATTAGCAGCTAAATACAATGTCTCATACTCGGCAGCTCGAAAATGAGCTTTGGGATACGAGCAGTTTGGGGAAGAGTATTTAAAGAGAATATCATCTAGAAAAGGACAAACTGCAGGTATTAGTAGAATTGGAGCGCCGTCTAAGCGAGATAAATTAAGTTATGAATTACATCGTTTGAAAAAGAAAAATAAGGAACTTGAAATGGAAAACGAATTTCTAAAGAAGTTCAATCAATACCTGGAGGATTTAGAAAAAAACAACAAATAA
- a CDS encoding B3/B4 domain-containing protein → MKKIIVENQFWNIFPEAKIAIITIQNVDNSTQTDTEYFVKMLEKAVKESLKFTQNENFSENEVIQKWRNAYQKFKTKKGARSSIEALLKRAKNNNQVHSINPMVDFYNCISMTYGVPCGGEDVDKIKGDLLLTTAVGTEEFKPLGSSENESPFLDEIIYKDEAGAICRCLNWREAQRTMLTEDTKNAIFVIEEIDASKSNIEVAANELGKLFQEFFKVIPKVAFLDKNNPETDWTYSVKYRISFFIL, encoded by the coding sequence ATGAAAAAAATTATAGTTGAAAATCAGTTTTGAAACATATTTCCAGAAGCTAAAATAGCTATTATAACAATTCAAAACGTCGATAATTCAACGCAAACCGATACTGAATACTTTGTAAAAATGTTAGAAAAAGCAGTGAAAGAGTCTTTAAAGTTTACTCAAAATGAAAATTTTTCAGAAAATGAAGTTATCCAAAAATGAAGAAACGCTTATCAAAAATTTAAAACTAAAAAAGGGGCTCGCTCCTCAATAGAGGCATTGCTAAAAAGAGCTAAAAACAACAATCAAGTACATTCAATCAATCCTATGGTGGATTTTTACAACTGTATTTCAATGACCTATGGGGTTCCTTGTGGTGGTGAAGACGTTGATAAAATTAAGGGAGACCTTCTCTTAACAACCGCTGTAGGTACTGAAGAATTTAAACCCCTAGGGTCATCAGAAAATGAGAGTCCATTTCTTGATGAAATAATTTACAAAGATGAAGCCGGGGCAATCTGTAGATGTCTCAATTGAAGAGAAGCGCAAAGAACAATGCTAACTGAAGATACCAAAAATGCAATTTTTGTGATCGAGGAAATTGATGCAAGTAAATCTAATATTGAAGTTGCAGCCAACGAACTTGGGAAATTGTTTCAAGAGTTTTTTAAAGTTATACCAAAAGTCGCCTTTTTAGATAAAAATAATCCTGAGACCGATTGAACTTATTCTGTCAAGTATAGAATAAGTTTTTTTATTCTATAA